The following proteins are encoded in a genomic region of Takifugu rubripes chromosome 9, fTakRub1.2, whole genome shotgun sequence:
- the skor1b gene encoding SKI family transcriptional corepressor 1 homolog-B isoform X1: protein MDNISAGRDSSSSPSSKQELCYPSNKNLKPNQVGDVILYGIPIVSLVIDGSERLCLAQISNTLLKNYSYNEIHNRRVALGITCVQCTPVQLEILRRAGAMPISSRRCGMITKREAERLCKSFLGNHCPPKLPENFAFDVSHECAWGSRGSFIPARYNSSRAKCIKCSYCNMYFSPNKFIFHSHRTPESKYTQPDAANFNSWRRHLKLTDKSSRTDVLHAWEDVKAMFNGGSRKRTLPCSASGSSSSLKPQIPSRPRDSPEIPAKILNCDENRADLASSRSYPVIPVPSKGFGMLQKIPPPLFPHPYGFPAFGLCQKKDDTIMGEQSKAGLPGVLWPGTKDSAYHSFPMFWPAAGALPMPPYPQTQHKPPTELLCPPRPSEMDMSDHSDRSTNTSKDSMVEIERCSSTQSVRTEDEKSGDETRPLEGMTLAPRKFSYVSAFRPVIKDAECIAKLYGNRGAYSGCRTGYLSPDFLSESSSYRSVSPCVDSEGEPDVDVGTNKAEDEAEDSRTLSSVRPRTPPGVTNGVSPKDSDTKATTESSLVESQKSSPHVSHSSEREVQKQPESHITAPFTQVYTAERSDLQQRSSPYQFRPASYQTGVLISDEGSSKEEPSSTVEEIETKSFTEQSSEEIQREKDEAEDMPTRALPAQRALQSMEKEELQKQLLEQVELRKKLEREFQSLKDNFQDQMKRELSYREEMVQQLHIVREAHDALHHFSCKMLTPRHCSGSCTFKSPLLPP from the exons ATGGACAACATATCCGCGGGTCGAGACTCCAGCTCCTCGCCGAGCTCAAAGCAAGAACTTTGCTATCCGAGTAACAAGAATCTGAAGCCCAATCAGGTGGGAGATGTGATTCTGTACGGAATACCGATCGTGTCACTAGTGATAGATGGCTCGGAGAGACTTTGCCTTGCGCAGATATCCAACACGCTGCTGAAGAACTACAGCTACAACGAAATACACAACCGGCGTGTGGCGCTCGGCATCACCTGCGTCCAGTGCACCCCTGTCCAGCTAGAGATCCTGCGGAGAGCCGGGGCCATGCCGATATCCTCCCGGCGCTGCGGAATGATCACCAAGCGCGAAGCAGAGAGACTTTGCAAGTCCTTCCTGGGGAACCATTGTCCTCCTAAACTTCCAGAAAATTTCGCCTTCGATGTGTCCCACGAATGCGCCTGGGGGAGTCGAGGCAGTTTCATCCCGGCCAGGTACAACAGCTCCAGGGCCAAGTGCATCAAGTGCTCCTACTGCAACATGTATTTTTCTCCTAATAAATTCATATTCCATTCCCACCGCACGCCAGAGTCTAAGTACACGCAGCCAGATGCAGCTAATTTTAATTCCTGGAGGCGACATCTCAAATTAACAGACAAAAGCTCTCGGACAGATGTATTACACGCGTGGGAGGATGTGAAGGCCATGTTCAATGGTGGCAGTCGCAAGAGGACATTGCCATGCAGTGCCTCGGGATCCAGCTCTTCTTTAAAGCCACAAATTCCCAGCCGCCCCCGAGACTCTCCCGAGATCCCCGCAAAAATCCTCAACTGTGATGAGAACCGAGCGGACCTGGCGAGCTCCCGCAGCTACCCGGTCATCCCGGTGCCGAGTAAAGGCTTTGGGATGCTGCAAAAGATCCCGCCGCCACTCTTCCCTCATCCATACGGGTTCCCAGCTTTCGGCCTATGCCAAAAGAAAGATGACACTATTATGGGAGAGCAGAGCAAAGCAGGCCTGCCGGGGGTCCTGTGGCCTGGTACCAAGGACAGCGCCTATCACTCCTTCCCGATGTTCTGGCCCGCGGCGGGCGCGCTGCCCATGCCGCCGTACCCCCAAACTCAGCACAAACCCCCCACAGAGCTACTTTGTCCTCCTCGGCCGTCAGAAATGGACATGTCTGACCACAGCGACCGTAGCACCAACACTTCCAAGGACAGCATGGTGGAGATCGAGCGGTGCTCCAGCACCCAGTCCGTGCGTACCGAAGACGAGAAGTCCGGGGACGAGACGAGGCCACTGGAGGGGATGACCCTCGCGCCGCGGAAGTTCAGCTACGTCTCCGCCTTCAGACCCGTTATTAAAGACGCCGAGTGCATCGCCAAACTCTACGGCAACCGAGGCGCGTACAGCGGGTGTCGCACCGGCTACTTATCGCCCGATTTTTTAAGCGAGAGCTCCAGTTACCGATCCGTCTCCCCCTGCGTGGACAGCGAGGGCGAGCCGGACGTGGATGTGGGGACGAATAAAGCTGAGGACGAAGCGGAGGACTCCCGGACTCTTTCCTCGGTGCGTCCCCGGACTCCTCCCGGCGTGACTAACGGCGTTTCACCGAAAGATTCAGACACCAAGGCCACGACTGAGAGCAGCTTGGTGGAGTCCCAGAAAAGCAGCCCGCATGTGTCCCATTCATCTGAGAGAGAGGTCCAGAAACAACCAGAGAGCCACATCACTGCCCCCTTCACTCAG GTGTACACAGCGGAGAGGAGTGATCTGCAACAACGGAGCAGCCCGTACCAGTTCCGACCTGCCAGTTACCAGACTGGGGTCCTCATCAGTG ACGAGGGTTCAAGTAAAGAGGAGCCGTCTTCCACGGTGGAGGAGATAGAAACCAAATCTTTTACTGAACAAAGCAGCGAAGAGATCCAGCGGGAAAAGGATGAAG ccgAGGATATGCCAACAAGGGCTCTGCCAGCACAGAGAGCTTTACAAAGTATGGAAAAGG AGGAGCTTCAAAAGCAGCTGTTAGAACAGGTTGAGCTGAGGAAAAAACTGGAACGTGAATTTCAAAGCTTGAAAG aTAATTTTCAAGATCAAATGAAAAGAGAACTTTCATACCGGGAGGAGATGGTTCAGCAGCTGCACATCGTCAGAG AAGCTCACGACGCTTTGCACCATTTCTCGTGTAAGATGTTGACTCCTCGCCACTGCAGCGGATCCTGCACCTTCAAATCTCCTCTGCTTCCACCTTGA
- the skor1b gene encoding SKI family transcriptional corepressor 1 homolog-B isoform X2, producing the protein MDNISAGRDSSSSPSSKQELCYPSNKNLKPNQVGDVILYGIPIVSLVIDGSERLCLAQISNTLLKNYSYNEIHNRRVALGITCVQCTPVQLEILRRAGAMPISSRRCGMITKREAERLCKSFLGNHCPPKLPENFAFDVSHECAWGSRGSFIPARYNSSRAKCIKCSYCNMYFSPNKFIFHSHRTPESKYTQPDAANFNSWRRHLKLTDKSSRTDVLHAWEDVKAMFNGGSRKRTLPCSASGSSSSLKPQIPSRPRDSPEIPAKILNCDENRADLASSRSYPVIPVPSKGFGMLQKIPPPLFPHPYGFPAFGLCQKKDDTIMGEQSKAGLPGVLWPGTKDSAYHSFPMFWPAAGALPMPPYPQTQHKPPTELLCPPRPSEMDMSDHSDRSTNTSKDSMVEIERCSSTQSVRTEDEKSGDETRPLEGMTLAPRKFSYVSAFRPVIKDAECIAKLYGNRGAYSGCRTGYLSPDFLSESSSYRSVSPCVDSEGEPDVDVGTNKAEDEAEDSRTLSSVRPRTPPGVTNGVSPKDSDTKATTESSLVESQKSSPHVSHSSEREVQKQPESHITAPFTQVYTAERSDLQQRSSPYQFRPASYQTGVLISDEGSSKEEPSSTVEEIETKSFTEQSSEEIQREKDEAEDMPTRALPAQRALQSMEKEELQKQLLEQVELRKKLEREFQSLKDNFQDQMKRELSYREEMVQQLHIVRAHDALHHFSCKMLTPRHCSGSCTFKSPLLPP; encoded by the exons ATGGACAACATATCCGCGGGTCGAGACTCCAGCTCCTCGCCGAGCTCAAAGCAAGAACTTTGCTATCCGAGTAACAAGAATCTGAAGCCCAATCAGGTGGGAGATGTGATTCTGTACGGAATACCGATCGTGTCACTAGTGATAGATGGCTCGGAGAGACTTTGCCTTGCGCAGATATCCAACACGCTGCTGAAGAACTACAGCTACAACGAAATACACAACCGGCGTGTGGCGCTCGGCATCACCTGCGTCCAGTGCACCCCTGTCCAGCTAGAGATCCTGCGGAGAGCCGGGGCCATGCCGATATCCTCCCGGCGCTGCGGAATGATCACCAAGCGCGAAGCAGAGAGACTTTGCAAGTCCTTCCTGGGGAACCATTGTCCTCCTAAACTTCCAGAAAATTTCGCCTTCGATGTGTCCCACGAATGCGCCTGGGGGAGTCGAGGCAGTTTCATCCCGGCCAGGTACAACAGCTCCAGGGCCAAGTGCATCAAGTGCTCCTACTGCAACATGTATTTTTCTCCTAATAAATTCATATTCCATTCCCACCGCACGCCAGAGTCTAAGTACACGCAGCCAGATGCAGCTAATTTTAATTCCTGGAGGCGACATCTCAAATTAACAGACAAAAGCTCTCGGACAGATGTATTACACGCGTGGGAGGATGTGAAGGCCATGTTCAATGGTGGCAGTCGCAAGAGGACATTGCCATGCAGTGCCTCGGGATCCAGCTCTTCTTTAAAGCCACAAATTCCCAGCCGCCCCCGAGACTCTCCCGAGATCCCCGCAAAAATCCTCAACTGTGATGAGAACCGAGCGGACCTGGCGAGCTCCCGCAGCTACCCGGTCATCCCGGTGCCGAGTAAAGGCTTTGGGATGCTGCAAAAGATCCCGCCGCCACTCTTCCCTCATCCATACGGGTTCCCAGCTTTCGGCCTATGCCAAAAGAAAGATGACACTATTATGGGAGAGCAGAGCAAAGCAGGCCTGCCGGGGGTCCTGTGGCCTGGTACCAAGGACAGCGCCTATCACTCCTTCCCGATGTTCTGGCCCGCGGCGGGCGCGCTGCCCATGCCGCCGTACCCCCAAACTCAGCACAAACCCCCCACAGAGCTACTTTGTCCTCCTCGGCCGTCAGAAATGGACATGTCTGACCACAGCGACCGTAGCACCAACACTTCCAAGGACAGCATGGTGGAGATCGAGCGGTGCTCCAGCACCCAGTCCGTGCGTACCGAAGACGAGAAGTCCGGGGACGAGACGAGGCCACTGGAGGGGATGACCCTCGCGCCGCGGAAGTTCAGCTACGTCTCCGCCTTCAGACCCGTTATTAAAGACGCCGAGTGCATCGCCAAACTCTACGGCAACCGAGGCGCGTACAGCGGGTGTCGCACCGGCTACTTATCGCCCGATTTTTTAAGCGAGAGCTCCAGTTACCGATCCGTCTCCCCCTGCGTGGACAGCGAGGGCGAGCCGGACGTGGATGTGGGGACGAATAAAGCTGAGGACGAAGCGGAGGACTCCCGGACTCTTTCCTCGGTGCGTCCCCGGACTCCTCCCGGCGTGACTAACGGCGTTTCACCGAAAGATTCAGACACCAAGGCCACGACTGAGAGCAGCTTGGTGGAGTCCCAGAAAAGCAGCCCGCATGTGTCCCATTCATCTGAGAGAGAGGTCCAGAAACAACCAGAGAGCCACATCACTGCCCCCTTCACTCAG GTGTACACAGCGGAGAGGAGTGATCTGCAACAACGGAGCAGCCCGTACCAGTTCCGACCTGCCAGTTACCAGACTGGGGTCCTCATCAGTG ACGAGGGTTCAAGTAAAGAGGAGCCGTCTTCCACGGTGGAGGAGATAGAAACCAAATCTTTTACTGAACAAAGCAGCGAAGAGATCCAGCGGGAAAAGGATGAAG ccgAGGATATGCCAACAAGGGCTCTGCCAGCACAGAGAGCTTTACAAAGTATGGAAAAGG AGGAGCTTCAAAAGCAGCTGTTAGAACAGGTTGAGCTGAGGAAAAAACTGGAACGTGAATTTCAAAGCTTGAAAG aTAATTTTCAAGATCAAATGAAAAGAGAACTTTCATACCGGGAGGAGATGGTTCAGCAGCTGCACATCGTCAGAG CTCACGACGCTTTGCACCATTTCTCGTGTAAGATGTTGACTCCTCGCCACTGCAGCGGATCCTGCACCTTCAAATCTCCTCTGCTTCCACCTTGA
- the skor1b gene encoding SKI family transcriptional corepressor 1 homolog-B isoform X3, with protein MDNISAGRDSSSSPSSKQELCYPSNKNLKPNQVGDVILYGIPIVSLVIDGSERLCLAQISNTLLKNYSYNEIHNRRVALGITCVQCTPVQLEILRRAGAMPISSRRCGMITKREAERLCKSFLGNHCPPKLPENFAFDVSHECAWGSRGSFIPARYNSSRAKCIKCSYCNMYFSPNKFIFHSHRTPESKYTQPDAANFNSWRRHLKLTDKSSRTDVLHAWEDVKAMFNGGSRKRTLPCSASGSSSSLKPQIPSRPRDSPEIPAKILNCDENRADLASSRSYPVIPVPSKGFGMLQKIPPPLFPHPYGFPAFGLCQKKDDTIMGEQSKAGLPGVLWPGTKDSAYHSFPMFWPAAGALPMPPYPQTQHKPPTELLCPPRPSEMDMSDHSDRSTNTSKDSMVEIERCSSTQSVRTEDEKSGDETRPLEGMTLAPRKFSYVSAFRPVIKDAECIAKLYGNRGAYSGCRTGYLSPDFLSESSSYRSVSPCVDSEGEPDVDVGTNKAEDEAEDSRTLSSVRPRTPPGVTNGVSPKDSDTKATTESSLVESQKSSPHVSHSSEREVQKQPESHITAPFTQVYTAERSDLQQRSSPYQFRPASYQTGVLISDEGSSKEEPSSTVEEIETKSFTEQSSEEIQREKDEAEDMPTRALPAQRALQSMEKDNFQDQMKRELSYREEMVQQLHIVREAHDALHHFSCKMLTPRHCSGSCTFKSPLLPP; from the exons ATGGACAACATATCCGCGGGTCGAGACTCCAGCTCCTCGCCGAGCTCAAAGCAAGAACTTTGCTATCCGAGTAACAAGAATCTGAAGCCCAATCAGGTGGGAGATGTGATTCTGTACGGAATACCGATCGTGTCACTAGTGATAGATGGCTCGGAGAGACTTTGCCTTGCGCAGATATCCAACACGCTGCTGAAGAACTACAGCTACAACGAAATACACAACCGGCGTGTGGCGCTCGGCATCACCTGCGTCCAGTGCACCCCTGTCCAGCTAGAGATCCTGCGGAGAGCCGGGGCCATGCCGATATCCTCCCGGCGCTGCGGAATGATCACCAAGCGCGAAGCAGAGAGACTTTGCAAGTCCTTCCTGGGGAACCATTGTCCTCCTAAACTTCCAGAAAATTTCGCCTTCGATGTGTCCCACGAATGCGCCTGGGGGAGTCGAGGCAGTTTCATCCCGGCCAGGTACAACAGCTCCAGGGCCAAGTGCATCAAGTGCTCCTACTGCAACATGTATTTTTCTCCTAATAAATTCATATTCCATTCCCACCGCACGCCAGAGTCTAAGTACACGCAGCCAGATGCAGCTAATTTTAATTCCTGGAGGCGACATCTCAAATTAACAGACAAAAGCTCTCGGACAGATGTATTACACGCGTGGGAGGATGTGAAGGCCATGTTCAATGGTGGCAGTCGCAAGAGGACATTGCCATGCAGTGCCTCGGGATCCAGCTCTTCTTTAAAGCCACAAATTCCCAGCCGCCCCCGAGACTCTCCCGAGATCCCCGCAAAAATCCTCAACTGTGATGAGAACCGAGCGGACCTGGCGAGCTCCCGCAGCTACCCGGTCATCCCGGTGCCGAGTAAAGGCTTTGGGATGCTGCAAAAGATCCCGCCGCCACTCTTCCCTCATCCATACGGGTTCCCAGCTTTCGGCCTATGCCAAAAGAAAGATGACACTATTATGGGAGAGCAGAGCAAAGCAGGCCTGCCGGGGGTCCTGTGGCCTGGTACCAAGGACAGCGCCTATCACTCCTTCCCGATGTTCTGGCCCGCGGCGGGCGCGCTGCCCATGCCGCCGTACCCCCAAACTCAGCACAAACCCCCCACAGAGCTACTTTGTCCTCCTCGGCCGTCAGAAATGGACATGTCTGACCACAGCGACCGTAGCACCAACACTTCCAAGGACAGCATGGTGGAGATCGAGCGGTGCTCCAGCACCCAGTCCGTGCGTACCGAAGACGAGAAGTCCGGGGACGAGACGAGGCCACTGGAGGGGATGACCCTCGCGCCGCGGAAGTTCAGCTACGTCTCCGCCTTCAGACCCGTTATTAAAGACGCCGAGTGCATCGCCAAACTCTACGGCAACCGAGGCGCGTACAGCGGGTGTCGCACCGGCTACTTATCGCCCGATTTTTTAAGCGAGAGCTCCAGTTACCGATCCGTCTCCCCCTGCGTGGACAGCGAGGGCGAGCCGGACGTGGATGTGGGGACGAATAAAGCTGAGGACGAAGCGGAGGACTCCCGGACTCTTTCCTCGGTGCGTCCCCGGACTCCTCCCGGCGTGACTAACGGCGTTTCACCGAAAGATTCAGACACCAAGGCCACGACTGAGAGCAGCTTGGTGGAGTCCCAGAAAAGCAGCCCGCATGTGTCCCATTCATCTGAGAGAGAGGTCCAGAAACAACCAGAGAGCCACATCACTGCCCCCTTCACTCAG GTGTACACAGCGGAGAGGAGTGATCTGCAACAACGGAGCAGCCCGTACCAGTTCCGACCTGCCAGTTACCAGACTGGGGTCCTCATCAGTG ACGAGGGTTCAAGTAAAGAGGAGCCGTCTTCCACGGTGGAGGAGATAGAAACCAAATCTTTTACTGAACAAAGCAGCGAAGAGATCCAGCGGGAAAAGGATGAAG ccgAGGATATGCCAACAAGGGCTCTGCCAGCACAGAGAGCTTTACAAAGTATGGAAAAGG aTAATTTTCAAGATCAAATGAAAAGAGAACTTTCATACCGGGAGGAGATGGTTCAGCAGCTGCACATCGTCAGAG AAGCTCACGACGCTTTGCACCATTTCTCGTGTAAGATGTTGACTCCTCGCCACTGCAGCGGATCCTGCACCTTCAAATCTCCTCTGCTTCCACCTTGA
- the skor1b gene encoding SKI family transcriptional corepressor 1 homolog-B isoform X4, translating into MDNISAGRDSSSSPSSKQELCYPSNKNLKPNQVGDVILYGIPIVSLVIDGSERLCLAQISNTLLKNYSYNEIHNRRVALGITCVQCTPVQLEILRRAGAMPISSRRCGMITKREAERLCKSFLGNHCPPKLPENFAFDVSHECAWGSRGSFIPARYNSSRAKCIKCSYCNMYFSPNKFIFHSHRTPESKYTQPDAANFNSWRRHLKLTDKSSRTDVLHAWEDVKAMFNGGSRKRTLPCSASGSSSSLKPQIPSRPRDSPEIPAKILNCDENRADLASSRSYPVIPVPSKGFGMLQKIPPPLFPHPYGFPAFGLCQKKDDTIMGEQSKAGLPGVLWPGTKDSAYHSFPMFWPAAGALPMPPYPQTQHKPPTELLCPPRPSEMDMSDHSDRSTNTSKDSMVEIERCSSTQSVRTEDEKSGDETRPLEGMTLAPRKFSYVSAFRPVIKDAECIAKLYGNRGAYSGCRTGYLSPDFLSESSSYRSVSPCVDSEGEPDVDVGTNKAEDEAEDSRTLSSVRPRTPPGVTNGVSPKDSDTKATTESSLVESQKSSPHVSHSSEREVQKQPESHITAPFTQVYTAERSDLQQRSSPYQFRPASYQTGVLISDEGSSKEEPSSTVEEIETKSFTEQSSEEIQREKDEAEDMPTRALPAQRALQSMEKDNFQDQMKRELSYREEMVQQLHIVRAHDALHHFSCKMLTPRHCSGSCTFKSPLLPP; encoded by the exons ATGGACAACATATCCGCGGGTCGAGACTCCAGCTCCTCGCCGAGCTCAAAGCAAGAACTTTGCTATCCGAGTAACAAGAATCTGAAGCCCAATCAGGTGGGAGATGTGATTCTGTACGGAATACCGATCGTGTCACTAGTGATAGATGGCTCGGAGAGACTTTGCCTTGCGCAGATATCCAACACGCTGCTGAAGAACTACAGCTACAACGAAATACACAACCGGCGTGTGGCGCTCGGCATCACCTGCGTCCAGTGCACCCCTGTCCAGCTAGAGATCCTGCGGAGAGCCGGGGCCATGCCGATATCCTCCCGGCGCTGCGGAATGATCACCAAGCGCGAAGCAGAGAGACTTTGCAAGTCCTTCCTGGGGAACCATTGTCCTCCTAAACTTCCAGAAAATTTCGCCTTCGATGTGTCCCACGAATGCGCCTGGGGGAGTCGAGGCAGTTTCATCCCGGCCAGGTACAACAGCTCCAGGGCCAAGTGCATCAAGTGCTCCTACTGCAACATGTATTTTTCTCCTAATAAATTCATATTCCATTCCCACCGCACGCCAGAGTCTAAGTACACGCAGCCAGATGCAGCTAATTTTAATTCCTGGAGGCGACATCTCAAATTAACAGACAAAAGCTCTCGGACAGATGTATTACACGCGTGGGAGGATGTGAAGGCCATGTTCAATGGTGGCAGTCGCAAGAGGACATTGCCATGCAGTGCCTCGGGATCCAGCTCTTCTTTAAAGCCACAAATTCCCAGCCGCCCCCGAGACTCTCCCGAGATCCCCGCAAAAATCCTCAACTGTGATGAGAACCGAGCGGACCTGGCGAGCTCCCGCAGCTACCCGGTCATCCCGGTGCCGAGTAAAGGCTTTGGGATGCTGCAAAAGATCCCGCCGCCACTCTTCCCTCATCCATACGGGTTCCCAGCTTTCGGCCTATGCCAAAAGAAAGATGACACTATTATGGGAGAGCAGAGCAAAGCAGGCCTGCCGGGGGTCCTGTGGCCTGGTACCAAGGACAGCGCCTATCACTCCTTCCCGATGTTCTGGCCCGCGGCGGGCGCGCTGCCCATGCCGCCGTACCCCCAAACTCAGCACAAACCCCCCACAGAGCTACTTTGTCCTCCTCGGCCGTCAGAAATGGACATGTCTGACCACAGCGACCGTAGCACCAACACTTCCAAGGACAGCATGGTGGAGATCGAGCGGTGCTCCAGCACCCAGTCCGTGCGTACCGAAGACGAGAAGTCCGGGGACGAGACGAGGCCACTGGAGGGGATGACCCTCGCGCCGCGGAAGTTCAGCTACGTCTCCGCCTTCAGACCCGTTATTAAAGACGCCGAGTGCATCGCCAAACTCTACGGCAACCGAGGCGCGTACAGCGGGTGTCGCACCGGCTACTTATCGCCCGATTTTTTAAGCGAGAGCTCCAGTTACCGATCCGTCTCCCCCTGCGTGGACAGCGAGGGCGAGCCGGACGTGGATGTGGGGACGAATAAAGCTGAGGACGAAGCGGAGGACTCCCGGACTCTTTCCTCGGTGCGTCCCCGGACTCCTCCCGGCGTGACTAACGGCGTTTCACCGAAAGATTCAGACACCAAGGCCACGACTGAGAGCAGCTTGGTGGAGTCCCAGAAAAGCAGCCCGCATGTGTCCCATTCATCTGAGAGAGAGGTCCAGAAACAACCAGAGAGCCACATCACTGCCCCCTTCACTCAG GTGTACACAGCGGAGAGGAGTGATCTGCAACAACGGAGCAGCCCGTACCAGTTCCGACCTGCCAGTTACCAGACTGGGGTCCTCATCAGTG ACGAGGGTTCAAGTAAAGAGGAGCCGTCTTCCACGGTGGAGGAGATAGAAACCAAATCTTTTACTGAACAAAGCAGCGAAGAGATCCAGCGGGAAAAGGATGAAG ccgAGGATATGCCAACAAGGGCTCTGCCAGCACAGAGAGCTTTACAAAGTATGGAAAAGG aTAATTTTCAAGATCAAATGAAAAGAGAACTTTCATACCGGGAGGAGATGGTTCAGCAGCTGCACATCGTCAGAG CTCACGACGCTTTGCACCATTTCTCGTGTAAGATGTTGACTCCTCGCCACTGCAGCGGATCCTGCACCTTCAAATCTCCTCTGCTTCCACCTTGA